CTGTGCAAATTCATCGAATTCCCTCATACCTATGGGGGAAAACAGGGTAAGAGAATGAATTGAACTATAGAGACACATTGAGAACCTCTATCAGAGGAACACTGTAGTTACTTACTGAGTCCTGTCATCTGACTAGACACTGTGTCCACTGTTGATCGGCTGAGATGGCTGTGGGTGGGAGCTGTAACAACAGGCTTGATTGCTGCGCTGAGGTCAATAAGGTTGACGTAGGTTGGGCTCTAGGCGATTGGGAAAAATGTGAAGAACTTGAACAGTACATATTTCTCATCCAAACATGCATTTGTGATAAGGGTAAAGGACCACAGATGCTTAAGAAAAAGCACTTACCTGCTGTGTAGCTCTTTGTCTCTGAAACCTGGAAAGGACATAATGAAAATCATACTGCTATCATAGCAAGAATTATTGACTGTATCTGATGTTGATCATTTAGGACAATACCTCTGGTAGCGAGTGAATGTGGCATTGATTTCATCATTTGCAACCAGCAGCTCCTCGGTCAGTTTCTCCTCACTGAGTCTTGGGACTAGCTCCATTATCTTATCCTGCATGTCTTTACATGCTGCATACAACTCCTactgacagagcgagagagagcaggagatacAGAGAGTCAGCAAAAAGACAGCAATGGACAAAAGAGAGATGGATACAAACAGATGACATGTGTCACAGCCATGGATGGACAGCCATAGAGAGAGCCCAGCGAGTGAACCAACTAACCTGAAGCAGCTCTGTGTCTGAATGCTTGGCTGTTGCTGGATCCAGTTGAGACATCATATCTGACATCACTGTCAGGTTACCTCGAACCACTCCCAGGTCGGTCTTCAACTTTTTAACCTGGAATAGGAGTCAATGGCATCAGCACTCATATGCTAAATTGTGTTGGGTTGGCATAATACTGTAGCATCAACTTTTATTATAAATTCTGAATGTGAAACAAGTAACTGTGAAACATCCACAGTGCACAAGGTCATTGGATTTTAAAGTAATGCCCTGGAGTGAATTCAGCCTGCATGCAAAAGATTGTTGTGTTACTAAAAGAAAAGCCATGCCATTTTAGAGGCGTATGACAGGAGCTTTCCAATCACCTGATAAGGTGTGAAGGTGAGGGGTCCCTGCTCGCTCTGTTGGGATGCAGGAAGCTGTGGTGATATGGGGACAGGCCTGGGGGATGAGGGTGCAGCAGATACAGTGACAGGCCCGTTATCAGGCACAGTCTGGTGGACAGAGCACAGGGACCATTTGAGTTAGAGACTAGTGTTAGGGAGTAGGGAGTTAAAACAACTTTAGAGAGGTTTAGCAGAAAGTTGTACTCTGTATTTGTCAGTGAGGAAATGCATGCATTTTCACCAGTCATTGTTTGAAGGTATACCCTATTTGGAGTGTGAATGGGGGAGTATCCGTCTAGTTCAGTCATGGGGAACTCCAGTCCTTTCCGTCTCAGGTCCTCGTACACATAGACCACGCCCGTCAGAGCTGGTGAGCTGCGGAATGCGTCTGCCCATGCCTGAAcaatagacagacacacatcaTAAACAGCACACACCCGACAATAGCTAGCTTTCAATTCCAACACAGCTCTGTGACTTACTGAAGGTATGAGTACCAATGCTATCTCTCACCTGTATAAGGCTGAGCACTCTGTCATGCAGGACCAGAGGGGGATTGTTCTTGGGTAAGATGGACCTGACAAGAACCCCCTCAACAAACTCCCTGGTTGAGACTAGCACATGGAACCTGTGGCCACAGTTCTTCACACACGCTTCCAGTACCTGAGAACCAACATGACAtaagagagatggcgagagaaaGAAAGTTAGGTTACAAGTTCATGAAGAAAAGGAAAAAGTATGGTGAATGAGAGAGGTAAATGTGACACTCACAGTCAATGCCAGCATGACCTCTCTGAAGTTCTTGTTTCCAACAATCCTCTTCTTTAttgctttgtatgcatctctagGCCTGTAATCATTGTAGGTAAACAATCAACTTCAAATAACAAGAGCACAATACAGTAAGCCGTCAAAGGAAAAAAATGGTCCATTATGTCAGAGGATACACACCCCTCCTCTGTCTCATTGATGATGTCACAGATGTCCATGTTGAGGGCCCAGTCCTCCGACTGGAGACTGGAGCTGGTTGCATATTCTGAGAACAAAAACAATTGAGACATTGCACTTTATTTTGCATAAAATTACCTGGAAGACATAGTCACTGTGACCAGCATTAGGTTCCTTGGCAGACGCTTATTAAACCATTTAAATGTTCTGTCTTCATTCCTCTGAATAGGAGGGGATAGAAACAGGATTTAGCTCAGTCGAGAAAGTAGAACAACCTCTCCTACTTGTAAACCTCTCCTACTTGTACTGTCTCATTGTGGTCATATACATTAAAATAGGCAGATTGCTTTTCCATCTATAATTACATCACGGGGGAGTTTTCAAGGTTAAAAG
This sequence is a window from Oncorhynchus mykiss isolate Arlee chromosome 13, USDA_OmykA_1.1, whole genome shotgun sequence. Protein-coding genes within it:
- the tom1 gene encoding target of Myb protein 1 isoform X1 encodes the protein MEFLTGNPFTTPVGQRIEYATSSSLQSEDWALNMDICDIINETEEGPRDAYKAIKKRIVGNKNFREVMLALTVLEACVKNCGHRFHVLVSTREFVEGVLVRSILPKNNPPLVLHDRVLSLIQAWADAFRSSPALTGVVYVYEDLRRKGLEFPMTELDGYSPIHTPNRTVPDNGPVTVSAAPSSPRPVPISPQLPASQQSEQGPLTFTPYQVKKLKTDLGVVRGNLTVMSDMMSQLDPATAKHSDTELLQELYAACKDMQDKIMELVPRLSEEKLTEELLVANDEINATFTRYQRFQRQRATQQSPTYVNLIDLSAAIKPVVTAPTHSHLSRSTVDTVSSQMTGLSMREFDEFAQNRSISQTQLRPSERNEGVADSLAQAQNTRLQNTGTGDSPDITPLSSSTQFDWMMEKGMIPVSQTSVMDDIEKWLDVDEEDDMADSEGVTSEEFDRFLAERVRAAERLPSLKAFSRDDNNHSEK
- the tom1 gene encoding target of Myb protein 1 isoform X2 encodes the protein MEFLTGNPFTTPVGQRIEYATSSSLQSEDWALNMDICDIINETEEGPRDAYKAIKKRIVGNKNFREVMLALTVLEACVKNCGHRFHVLVSTREFVEGVLVRSILPKNNPPLVLHDRVLSLIQAWADAFRSSPALTGVVYVYEDLRRKGLEFPMTELDGYSPIHTPNRTVPDNGPVTVSAAPSSPRPVPISPQLPASQQSEQGPLTFTPYQVKKLKTDLGVVRGNLTVMSDMMSQLDPATAKHSDTELLQELYAACKDMQDKIMELVPRLSEEKLTEELLVANDEINATFTRYQRFQRQRATQQSPTYVNLIDLSAAIKPVVTAPTHSHLSRSTVDTVSSQMTGLSMREFDEFAQNRSISQTQLRPSERNEGVADSLAQAQNTRLQNTGTIPVSQTSVMDDIEKWLDVDEEDDMADSEGVTSEEFDRFLAERVRAAERLPSLKAFSRDDNNHSEK
- the tom1 gene encoding target of Myb protein 1 isoform X3, whose product is MEFLTGNPFTTPVGQRIEYATSSSLQSEDWALNMDICDIINETEEGPRDAYKAIKKRIVGNKNFREVMLALTVLEACVKNCGHRFHVLVSTREFVEGVLVRSILPKNNPPLVLHDRVLSLIQAWADAFRSSPALTGVVYVYEDLRRKGLEFPMTELDGYSPIHTPNRVKKLKTDLGVVRGNLTVMSDMMSQLDPATAKHSDTELLQELYAACKDMQDKIMELVPRLSEEKLTEELLVANDEINATFTRYQRFQRQRATQQSPTYVNLIDLSAAIKPVVTAPTHSHLSRSTVDTVSSQMTGLSMREFDEFAQNRSISQTQLRPSERNEGVADSLAQAQNTRLQNTGTGDSPDITPLSSSTQFDWMMEKGMIPVSQTSVMDDIEKWLDVDEEDDMADSEGVTSEEFDRFLAERVRAAERLPSLKAFSRDDNNHSEK